ATGTTCGGCGCTCTCGAGTTCTACGAGAAGGCAACTTCCGCAGGCGTAAAACCGATAATCGGCTGTGAGGTCTATGTGACCCCTTACTCTCTTTCGGATCAGGTTGAGCGGATTCAGAGGAGTAAGGGTGATGATGAGGATAAAAATTACCACCTCGTCCTGCTTGCCGAAAGTTATGAAGGTTACAGGAATTTGATGAAGATCGTTTCAAAGGCTCACCTAGAAGGTTTTTATTACAAACCCTGTATCGACAAGGAGAATCTGGAAAGGTTTTCGTCGGGAATTATAGCACTGTCCGCATGCCTTAAAGGGGAGGTGCCGCGGCATATTCTTAAAGGAGATATGAAGCGTGCCCGTCAGTGTGCCGGGGAGTATTCGGAAATTTTCGGTGCCGGCAACTTCTACCTGGAGCTTCAGGCAAACGGCCTTGTCGAGCAGGCTAAGGTCAACGATGGGCTTTTAGAGCTTGCAAGGTCCATGAATCTGCCTCTTGTGGCAACCAACGACTGTCACTACCTTGAGAAGCATCATGTTCGGGCTCACGAGATACTTCTCTGCATTCAGACCAACAGGACCGTCCTTGACGAAAAACGAATGCAGTTTCATACCGACGAACTCTACTTCAAGTCTCCCGATGAGATGTATTCCGCCTTCAGACACGTTGAAGAAGCCCTGAAGAATACGCTGGTCGTTGCAGAAAGGGTGAATCTGGAAATTCCTCTGGGCCAGTATCATTTTCCGGTTTTTACTCTGGATAACGGTGAGACTGCGGAAGATCGTTTTGAAAAGCAGGCCCGGGAAGGTCTGCTCAGGCGGTGGGAGCAGATTAAGAAAAAGATGCCCGGTGCGGGAGAAAGTGAATTCCGGGTTTATCGGGAAAGGCTGGAAAAGGAAATAGCGGTAATCAAGAAGACCGGCTTTGCGCCTTATTTTCTCATCGTTTCGGATTTCATAAATTACGCCAAGAGCAGGGGAATTCCCGTTGGTCCGGGGCGGGGCTCTGCTGCGGGAAGCCTCGTTGCTTATGCCATGGGCATAACCGACATAGATCCCATAGAGCACGGCTTGCTTTTCGAGCGGTTCTTGAATGAAGAGCGCATAAGCATGCCCGATATCGATGTTGACTTCTGCATGAAGCGGCGTGATGAGGTGATAAGATACGTCACGGAAAAATACGGGAAGGACAGGGTGGCCCACATAACGACCTTTGGTACGATGTCGGCCCGTCAGGTGGTGAGAGACGTCGCGAGGGCGCTGGGGTTTACCTATGCGGAACAGGATCGGATCGCAAAATATGTTCCGGCCGTTCTCGGTATTACACTGGAGAAGGCCTTTGAACTGGAGCCCCGGCTTGAGGAGTTGCGAAGTCAGGATCCTCAGATTAAAGAGCTTTTTGATATTGCCTTTACCCTGGAAGGCCTTGCCCGTCACGCCTCAACCCATGCGGCGGGGATAGTTATAGCGGACAAACCCATCGTGGAATACGTTCCTCTCTACAGAGACCAGGACGGTGAGGTGGTGACTCAGTACTCAATGAAATACGTGGAAAAGGCCGGGCTGATAAAGTTCGACTTTCTGGGACTCAGAAACCTCACGGTCATAGACGATACCGTAAAGCTGGTCGAAAAAAATCACGGTGTTAAGCTGGACATGCTGAACATCCCCCTTGATGATCCTGAAACTTACGATCTTCTGTGCAGAGCCGATACGACGGGGGTTTTTCAGCTGGAAAGCGCCGGCATGAGAGAAATCCTTGTGCGCCTCCGACCGGAAAAGTTTTCGGACATCGTGGCGCTGGTGGCGCTCTATCGTCCCGGGCCTCTGGAAAGCGGCATGGTGGATCAATACATTAAGGCAAAGCACGGTGAAATTCCGGTGACCTATGAATTGGAGGAATTGCGTCCGATACTTGAACAGACCTATGGGGTCATACTTTATCAGGAACAGGTTATGCAAATTGCGAGTGTGCTTGCCAATTATACACTGGGCGAGGCGGATATACTCAGAAGGGCCATGGGCAAAAAAGACCCGGAGGTCATGAAGGCTCAGAGGGAACGCTTTCTGGAAGGTGCCAGGCAGAATAACATCGATCTGGAAAAGGCAAATCGCATATTCGATCGAATGGAGAAGTTTGCTCTTTACGGATTTAACAAGTCTCACAGTGCCGCTTATGCCTTTATCGCCTATCAAACGGCTTATCTCAAGGCGCACTACCCTGTGGAGTTCATGGCGGCTCTTTTGAACAGTGTGGTCAGCGATTCCGACAAGGTGGTTAAGCTGATAGCCGAGTGTCGGGATAAGGGTATAGATGTATTGCCGCCGGACATAAATGCCAGTGATCGGGGTTTTACTGTTGTCGAAGGGAAAATAAGATTTGGGCTTGCCGCCGTTAAAAACGTGGGGGATGCCGCCGTTGAGGCCATTCTCTGTAGCCGTGAAAAGGATGGGCCTTTTGAGTCGATCTACGACTTCTGCCAGCGGGTGGACGGCCAAAAGGTTAATCGCCGTGTAATAGAACAGCTCATAAAATGCGGAGCCTTTGATTCAATTCATCCCAACAGGGCACAGGTTATAGCCGGTCTCGATGGAGCCCTTCAAAGGGCTCAGTCCGTTCAAAAGGATAGACAGAACGGGCAGATGAACCTGCTTTCGATTCTTCGCTCCAGGACTAACGACCTTCCCCTGAAAAACCTCGCTCTGCCCGACGTGCCTGACTGGGATAGCCGGACCATGTTAAACTACGAGAAGGAAGCCCTGGGTTTTTACGTCTCCGGTCATCCTCTTGACTTTTACCGTGAAAGGCTTTCCAGGCTTTGCACCGACACCACTCAGGATCTGTCCTCAAAACCCGACGGAGCACAGGTCGTCGTGGCAGGGATGATCACGGTCGCAAAGGAAATAACCACGAGGCGTGGTGAAAGGATGGGCTTTTTGAATCTTGAGGATCGGGAAGGAATAGCCGAGGTGGTTGCCTTCCCGGAGGTTTACATGCGCTATCGTGATGCTTTAGTTGCCGACGACGAGCCCCGGGTGGTTATGGGCGTCGTTCAGCATGACGAAAAATCCACAAAAATAATCGCCAGCGAAATCCTTTCGGTCGACGAAGCCGAAGAAAAAAAGGCGACTCTGGTCGTGCTGAAATTGAATGCAGAAGGCGTAAAACACGACGATATTTTGTTGCTTCACCGCATTGTAAAGAACAATCCCGGATCGTGCCCGTTGAGATTGCATCTAAACCTTGAAGATTCGATCGAGGTCGTAATACTTCCCGACGATAGCCTCAAAGTGTCTCCAACTGCCGATGTGATTTCCAGTCTTAAAAATTCTTTCGGTTCCGATTCTGTGAGCGTGCTTTATAATAAGGACATGCCTTCCAGCGGAGCTGTTGTATCCTGACCTGGAGGTTTACGACCATGATAGAGGATTACGGCTTCGGGCATATGGTTATTAACGGCCGGAAGTACACGGCCGATTTGAAGATTATCTCAGACAGGGTAATATCCGACTGGTGGCGTCGTGAAGGGCACAGGCTACACATTGATGACATCACGGACATAATTGATGCCCGACCGGAAGTCGTGGTCCTGGGAACCGGTGCCTTTGGATTTATGAAGGTTCCGTCAGAGGTGGTCGATTTTCTTGAAGCCAGGGGTATAGAAGTTGTGGTTGAGAAGACAAAGGAGGCGGTTAAGAGGTTTAACGGTTTGAAAGAGGCAGGTCGTCTTGTGGCCGGAGCTTTTCATCTGACCTGTTGACGGTGGTGCCGTGAAGAGAGCCCTGTTTTTTGAGACCTCAACCCGTGATCGTGACGGTGATATATGTCGAATTTCCGAAGCGCTCTGCCTTGCGGGATGCCGTGTCCTGATTTTCGTGGAATCCACAATGGAAGCTGCCCATTTCGACGATTTTTTATGGACTTTCAACAAGGAAAGCTTTGTGCCGCACAGAATCGTATCGGCAGGTGAGAACTTAAATGGGGTCATGGAGAAGGTATTTATAGGCATGGAAGAAGTGCTCTTCCCGGAGGTTGATGCCGTTGTCTGTGGGGGTAAAGCCGATCTCGAAGCATTACTTAAGGCCCATACCGTTGCTTTCCCGGTTATCATGGATGATGAAAGGAAACGGCAGGAAAGCCGCTCTTTGTGGAAAAGGCTTCAAAGGCAGGGGATTTTTTTGCATCATCTTCCTGCTTCGGAGAAGAAGGAGTGGGGGTCAAGGGTTCGTGAGGTTCTGGAGCGGCGGGACGATGGTTGACCGTGAGCTTATCAGGAGGCGGATAAGGTATCACCTTTCCAAGAGGTCAAGCCTTGAAGTTGAGCTGATTCTCAGATCCTTCTGGGAAGCAAAGGGTTCTCAGCTTACCGATTCGGAGCTGGCCGATTTTGAAAAAATTCTGGAACTTGACGATATTGACTTTCTCAAAATCATGAGTGGTAAAAAGAGCCTGCCCGATGGGTATCCCGCTGAAATGTTTGGCATGATAAGGTCATTCTGGTTGAACAGGACGGTCCGGTAGTTTTTTGATTTACTTCGTGGCCTTGCGCATCTCTTAATGAGAATTATTTTTTCTTACGAAGCAGTTAACCTGAACGACAGAAAATGGGGAGGTTTTGAGATGGCCGAAAGATTGCAGGTTTACAAGTGTGAAGTTTGCGGGAATATCGTCGAGGTACTTCACGGAGGGCAGGGTGAGCTGGTATGTTGTGGAAAGCCCATGAAGCTCTTCGTCGAAAACACCGTTGATGCGGCAAAGGAAAAGCACGTTCCGGTAGCCGAAAAGACGGATCACGGTATGAAAGTCAAGGTCGGCAGTGTGGCTCATCCTATGGAAGAGAAACACTATATCGAGTGGATCGAAGTGGTGGACGAGTCCGGAAGGGCTTACAGGCAGTTTCTAAAACCCGGAGACGCGCCGGAGGCTGTCTTCTGTCTGCCTGAAGGGAAGTACATTCTGAGGGAATATTGTAACCTGCACGGTTTGTGGAAAGCCGAGGTGTAAGAGATGATTTCCGAAAAAATGGGCAAAGCCCTTAACGAGCAGCTTAAGTGGGAACTTTATTCGGGGTATCTCTATTTATCGATGGCGACATACTTCAAGGACAGAGGGCTGGACGGCTTCGCCAGATGGATGGAGGTTCAGGCTCTCGAGGAGCTTTCTCATGCCATGAAGTTTTATTCCTATCTGAACGAGCGGGGATTCAAGGTGGACCTCCAGCCCATTGATGGCCCTCCTACTACGTGGGATTCTCCTGTTGCGGTTTTTGAGCATGTGCTGGAACACGAGCAGCATGTGACCAAAAGAATCCACGATCTGGTGGATCTGGCGATAGAAGAACGGGATCACGGAACCAACAACTTCCTGCAGTGGTTCGTAGGGGAACAGGTGGAAGAAGAGGCGAGTGCGGCAGAGGTTCTGAACAAGGTTAAGCTCGTTCAGGACGGAGGGGGCCTTTATCTTCTGGATAGAGAGCTCGGTCAGAGACTTTTTAACGTCCCGCCCGATGTGACCATTCTCAATACGGGTGCAAAATAAGGGGGTGCAGAAGGGGATGCCGGACTTGCGGATTGTCCGGTATCCCTTTTTTTCAATGATCAAATCCGTTCACAGGAGGTCTGGTTTATGGGCAAGAAAAGATATAAAGTAAAAGCCGAGTGTCCTCAATGCGCCTGTGGAGATGTTACTTTTATGGGGCCCGATGAGCTTAAGGAGCGTTACATTGGCCCGGAAGAGGAGATGGAGGTTCTGTGTCCTATTTGCGGTACCAAGCATAAAGGCAAAGTCGAGGTTCACGAGGGAGAATAGGACATGAAGAAAGCCCTTATTATCTATGCGACGAGGACACAAAACACAAAGGGTATTGCGGAACTTATTGCCGAAGGTTTGCGAATGTCCGGCGTCGAAGTTACCCTTATGAATGCAAACGATCCCGCCCTGGAAAATGTCAATTTCGATGATTACGATGCCCTGATTCTCGGATCTGCTACCTACCACGGCGAGATGATGCAGCACATGAAGACCCTTCTTTTCAGGCTGGAGTCGGCAAATCTTTCGGGCAAGGTGGGTGGATCTTTCGGGGCCTTTGGGTGGAGCGGAGAAGCGCCCGTGAGAATCTTCGATACCATGGCCAATGTGTTCGGCATGAAGATGGTGAGCGGGCCTTTGAGGTTGAAGTCGCCGTCAATCGGGGGCGCCATTCAGATGGCCCAGGAATACGGCAAGGAGATTGCAAAGGCTATGGGATCCTGAAACCGTTATGGGGGGCTAAAGCCCCCCTTTCGTTTTTTTGTGGCCCATGGAATCAGAATTTCTTTTTCAAAAAATTCAGGAAAGCCCTGCTCTGAAGCTCCTCGGAGTTGTGGTTCGAGCCGTG
This portion of the Thermodesulforhabdus norvegica genome encodes:
- a CDS encoding Mth938-like domain-containing protein gives rise to the protein MIEDYGFGHMVINGRKYTADLKIISDRVISDWWRREGHRLHIDDITDIIDARPEVVVLGTGAFGFMKVPSEVVDFLEARGIEVVVEKTKEAVKRFNGLKEAGRLVAGAFHLTC
- the dnaE gene encoding DNA polymerase III subunit alpha produces the protein MEFVHLHVHTEYSLLDGAIRIKDLLEATKRYGMPAVAITDHGNMFGALEFYEKATSAGVKPIIGCEVYVTPYSLSDQVERIQRSKGDDEDKNYHLVLLAESYEGYRNLMKIVSKAHLEGFYYKPCIDKENLERFSSGIIALSACLKGEVPRHILKGDMKRARQCAGEYSEIFGAGNFYLELQANGLVEQAKVNDGLLELARSMNLPLVATNDCHYLEKHHVRAHEILLCIQTNRTVLDEKRMQFHTDELYFKSPDEMYSAFRHVEEALKNTLVVAERVNLEIPLGQYHFPVFTLDNGETAEDRFEKQAREGLLRRWEQIKKKMPGAGESEFRVYRERLEKEIAVIKKTGFAPYFLIVSDFINYAKSRGIPVGPGRGSAAGSLVAYAMGITDIDPIEHGLLFERFLNEERISMPDIDVDFCMKRRDEVIRYVTEKYGKDRVAHITTFGTMSARQVVRDVARALGFTYAEQDRIAKYVPAVLGITLEKAFELEPRLEELRSQDPQIKELFDIAFTLEGLARHASTHAAGIVIADKPIVEYVPLYRDQDGEVVTQYSMKYVEKAGLIKFDFLGLRNLTVIDDTVKLVEKNHGVKLDMLNIPLDDPETYDLLCRADTTGVFQLESAGMREILVRLRPEKFSDIVALVALYRPGPLESGMVDQYIKAKHGEIPVTYELEELRPILEQTYGVILYQEQVMQIASVLANYTLGEADILRRAMGKKDPEVMKAQRERFLEGARQNNIDLEKANRIFDRMEKFALYGFNKSHSAAYAFIAYQTAYLKAHYPVEFMAALLNSVVSDSDKVVKLIAECRDKGIDVLPPDINASDRGFTVVEGKIRFGLAAVKNVGDAAVEAILCSREKDGPFESIYDFCQRVDGQKVNRRVIEQLIKCGAFDSIHPNRAQVIAGLDGALQRAQSVQKDRQNGQMNLLSILRSRTNDLPLKNLALPDVPDWDSRTMLNYEKEALGFYVSGHPLDFYRERLSRLCTDTTQDLSSKPDGAQVVVAGMITVAKEITTRRGERMGFLNLEDREGIAEVVAFPEVYMRYRDALVADDEPRVVMGVVQHDEKSTKIIASEILSVDEAEEKKATLVVLKLNAEGVKHDDILLLHRIVKNNPGSCPLRLHLNLEDSIEVVILPDDSLKVSPTADVISSLKNSFGSDSVSVLYNKDMPSSGAVVS
- a CDS encoding DNA polymerase III subunit chi — its product is MKRALFFETSTRDRDGDICRISEALCLAGCRVLIFVESTMEAAHFDDFLWTFNKESFVPHRIVSAGENLNGVMEKVFIGMEEVLFPEVDAVVCGGKADLEALLKAHTVAFPVIMDDERKRQESRSLWKRLQRQGIFLHHLPASEKKEWGSRVREVLERRDDG
- a CDS encoding ferritin, whose product is MISEKMGKALNEQLKWELYSGYLYLSMATYFKDRGLDGFARWMEVQALEELSHAMKFYSYLNERGFKVDLQPIDGPPTTWDSPVAVFEHVLEHEQHVTKRIHDLVDLAIEERDHGTNNFLQWFVGEQVEEEASAAEVLNKVKLVQDGGGLYLLDRELGQRLFNVPPDVTILNTGAK
- a CDS encoding succinate dehydrogenase assembly factor 2, translating into MVDRELIRRRIRYHLSKRSSLEVELILRSFWEAKGSQLTDSELADFEKILELDDIDFLKIMSGKKSLPDGYPAEMFGMIRSFWLNRTVR
- a CDS encoding flavodoxin domain-containing protein, which translates into the protein MKKALIIYATRTQNTKGIAELIAEGLRMSGVEVTLMNANDPALENVNFDDYDALILGSATYHGEMMQHMKTLLFRLESANLSGKVGGSFGAFGWSGEAPVRIFDTMANVFGMKMVSGPLRLKSPSIGGAIQMAQEYGKEIAKAMGS
- a CDS encoding desulfoferrodoxin, producing MAERLQVYKCEVCGNIVEVLHGGQGELVCCGKPMKLFVENTVDAAKEKHVPVAEKTDHGMKVKVGSVAHPMEEKHYIEWIEVVDESGRAYRQFLKPGDAPEAVFCLPEGKYILREYCNLHGLWKAEV